Genomic window (Prosthecobacter fusiformis):
TCATAACGGGCGGGCCTGCCTCGGTATTATCCGATCTGTTTGCAGGCCTTGATAGTATTGGCGATCAGCATGGCAATGGTCATCGGGCCGACGCCGCCAGGAACCGGTGTAATGGCCTTGCATAGCGGTGCCACTTCATCAAAGGCGACATCGCCGACCAGTTTGTAGCCTTTCGGTGTATCTGGGGCCTCGACACGGTTAATGCCGACATCAATGACAACGGCACCTTCACGGACGTGCTCGGCCTTGAGAAATTCGGGCCGGCCAATGGCGGCAATGATGATGTCAGCCTGTTTCGTGATGGATGCTAGGTCGCGTGTGCGGGAGTGGGCCACGGTGACGGTGGCGTCTCCGCCAGGGCCTTTGGCCATGAGCAGGAGAGCCATCGGCTTGCCCACGATCATGCTGCGACCGAGGACGACGACGTTTGCACCTTTGGTTTCGATGCCGGCATCCATGAGCAGCCGCTGGCAGCCCAGAGGGGTGCAGGGAACAAATCCGCTGGAGTCTTCCAAGGCCAGCTTGGCGACGTTCATGGGGTGAAAGCCGTCCACATCTTTGGCTGGGTCAATGGCCCGGACGATGGCAGCTTCGTCAATATGAGTGGGCGGTGGACTTTGGACCAGGATGCCGTGAATGGCGGGATCGTTGTTCAGCGTCTGGACGTGGGCCAGTAGCTCTTCCTGGGTGGTGCTGGCGGGCAGTTCCAGCTTGATCGAGTGGAGACCCAGGTCACGGCATTTTTTATCCTTGGATCGTACATAAGCGCGGGAGGCCGGGTCCTCACCCACCAGGACCACGGCCAGCCCAGGCTTCTTCCCGGCGGCTGCGAGTTCCGCGATATCACGGCGGCATTCTTCGAGGACTTTTTCAGCGACAGCGGTTCCAGAGATCAATTGCATCCCTTTTGGTGACGCAGGGCGGCCCGCCCGTCAACGATCTCCCGAAAACTTTCTGTAACCGGTTCCTGCCTCCCGGCATTTGGGTGGGTGAGTGCAATGACTGTGCTCATGCCAAAACAAACCTCAAAATTAATCAATTCCATGAAAACATTCCTCATCATTTTGGGCCTGGGAGCATTCTCCACGTTGGGGGCCAGTGCTCGCGATATTTGCCGTGTTACGACAGTTCATCCCGGTCCGGTCGTGGTGACGCGCCATTCCCATGGGATCATTCTGCCACGCCTCTTTCCTAGAAGGACAGTCGTGGTCACTCGGCCATTGGTTTACGCAGCGCCAGCATCTCATCATGTCGTGACCACCGGTAGCGGACACAGTACCACAAGCGTTTACACTGGCCCTCAAGGCCAAACCACAAGCGTGACTAAAACCACCACCCGCAACTGATTCGGGGGCATCGTTGTTAACTTCTTTCCTTATCAATCCGATGAAAAAGTTTTTTCTTATTCTTTCAATGGTCGCCCTGGCAATACCTGCCACCGCATTGCCAAAACTCGGAGCCATGCGTGATATCGGGGAAGGCATTCTCCCTGAGGCGGCGCGAGGTTCTGTTCGTGAAATCATCAAGACCGTGACCCGGCATGCCCTGAATTTCCGCAAGGAAGTGCCTTTGACGGATGAACAGCGTCAAAAAGTGGCCGCTGTCCTGGAATCCCATCGTGGCGAAGTCCGGGTTCTCGTCGAGCGTGGACGCTCCATTCGTGAAGCGTATGCAGAGGCGGTAAAGACTCATGGCCCAGATTCAAAGCAGACCCTTGAAGCTGCTGAACAGATTGGTTCCCTGGCCCGAGATCGCGCTCTGCTGTTTGCTAAAATAAGCGGTGAGACACGACCGCTGCTAACAGCCGAGCAGCAGAATCGGCTGGAGGCTGCGCGCCAGGAGATTGGCAATCTGGTGGATGCTGCCATTGCGGCTGCAAAGTGAATCATCGATGCGGTAGGTTAAAATGAAATGCGGATGGTGCCTGGGCACGAGCTCTGCGCACCATCCGCAATGTTTCTTCAAGCTCCATGTCGTCCCTTGATGTCAATGACCCGGATGTCCTGCTCATCCAGCAGGCGCAGATGGGGGATATGGATGCTTTTGATGAAATCGTCCGTCGCCACCAGCCTGGGATGACTGCTCTCCTCCATCGCTTTGCCCCTGCCACTGCAGATCTTGAGGATCTGGTACAGGAGACTTTTGTCAAAGCGTGGCATGCCTTGCCAACATGGCAGCCTGAAAAGCCCTTTCTGCACTGGTTAAAACGCATCGCGGTGCGCACGGGGCTGGAGTTTTACCGCCGCTGTCAGCGGTCACCTTTTTCCAGACTGGTTGAGCCTTCAGCAGATGGTCGGCATCCTTTGGATGCGGTGCCGGCGGGAAATCCTGACGGGCAGCAGGCAGCCGATGCTCTGGAGGAGGCGCAGTATATTCTTTCTTTTCTTTCGCCGGAGGACCGTGCTCTCCTGACGCTTTTATATCTTGAACAAATGCCGCTTTCAGAGATTGCCCAACATTATGGATGGAGCCGGATCAATGCGAAGGTGAAAGCCTTTCGCGCACGTAAACAATTACAGTCTCTTCTCAAACGTCATGGATACGAATTCCACTAAACCTCAATGGAATGCCCTTCTAAAAAAGGCGCAAGAAGCGCCTGTGCCTCCGGGTGTAGATGTGCGTTATTCAGTCCGCCAGCGCATTAGCCAACCGGCTCCACCGGATTCGCCCTCTAAAGTCTGGGATGAACTTGTCTCAATGGGCGGCTCCCGCTGGATGCAGGCAGCCCTGGCCGGTCTGGTATTCAGTGCCGGGTGGGTATGCTGGAATGAGTTCACCTCGTTGGACGAACTCGCTTTGGTATGGTCTTTGGATGCAACGTTTCTGAACTTATGAATTCTACTACAATCCCTGTGGCCGGACGTCCGGGACGTATGCGTGCCCTGTTACTTCTCGGACTGGTGTTTATCCTGGGTGCAGCTTGCGGGATCGGGGGCGGATTGATTTTCCTTCGTGGCCTCGCTCAGCGTACATGGGCGGGAGAAACGGGTGACAAAAGTCCTGTCGAACGGGTGACCAACAGTATAGAAAACCAAATGGCAAAGGAGCTGGACCTGACGCCTGAAGAGCGCTTGGCCGTGCGCAAGGAATTTGCCACGACCGTGGCCCAGTTTCGGGCTCTTCGTATCAAACTGCGGGAAGATTCGCGCAGCATTGTGGAGGATACGCTGTCCCGCCTGGAAAAGCAGATCCCTGAGGAAAAACGGGCAGGCCTACGGGAGAGGGCGGATGCACGATTGAGGCCGTGGGGCCTGATGCCAGAAGATTGATCGGGCTACGACAGATGCCTAGAGCAGGAGGCGGCTTCGTCAGCATCTTCGTTTGCCTTCTACCAATTTCTGTCCAAACGGAACAGGATACCGCCTTATTCTAGGCTACCTACCATGACCAC
Coding sequences:
- the folD gene encoding bifunctional methylenetetrahydrofolate dehydrogenase/methenyltetrahydrofolate cyclohydrolase FolD; this translates as MQLISGTAVAEKVLEECRRDIAELAAAGKKPGLAVVLVGEDPASRAYVRSKDKKCRDLGLHSIKLELPASTTQEELLAHVQTLNNDPAIHGILVQSPPPTHIDEAAIVRAIDPAKDVDGFHPMNVAKLALEDSSGFVPCTPLGCQRLLMDAGIETKGANVVVLGRSMIVGKPMALLLMAKGPGGDATVTVAHSRTRDLASITKQADIIIAAIGRPEFLKAEHVREGAVVIDVGINRVEAPDTPKGYKLVGDVAFDEVAPLCKAITPVPGGVGPMTIAMLIANTIKACKQIG
- a CDS encoding RNA polymerase sigma factor; the encoded protein is MSSLDVNDPDVLLIQQAQMGDMDAFDEIVRRHQPGMTALLHRFAPATADLEDLVQETFVKAWHALPTWQPEKPFLHWLKRIAVRTGLEFYRRCQRSPFSRLVEPSADGRHPLDAVPAGNPDGQQAADALEEAQYILSFLSPEDRALLTLLYLEQMPLSEIAQHYGWSRINAKVKAFRARKQLQSLLKRHGYEFH
- a CDS encoding Spy/CpxP family protein refolding chaperone, translated to MKKFFLILSMVALAIPATALPKLGAMRDIGEGILPEAARGSVREIIKTVTRHALNFRKEVPLTDEQRQKVAAVLESHRGEVRVLVERGRSIREAYAEAVKTHGPDSKQTLEAAEQIGSLARDRALLFAKISGETRPLLTAEQQNRLEAARQEIGNLVDAAIAAAK